TGATTACAATAACGTAATCACCGTTGTCCATATGTGTTGCAAAATCAACTTTATTTTTACCTCGTAGAACAGTAGCAATAGTTGTAGAAAGTCTTCCAAGTGTTTGACCTTCTGCATCAATAATAAACCATTTTCTATCTGAAGCAGGGATTTGTTTTGGAGTTATAGTTTTCATGATTTCTCTTAAGAGTAACAAAATTTAAAATAGTATTATACGAGTTCTAGAGCAACAAGTTTAGCATTATCACCATCTCGTAGTTTAATAGGAGTGATTCTAGTGAAACCAGAAGTTCTTTGATTTTTGTATTTTGGAGCTACTTGAGTAAATAATTCTTTCGAAGCATCTTCCGTAAATAGATATTCCATTACATATCTAATAGCATTCATTTCGTCCTTCGTATTAACTGCATTGATAAGTTTATCAATCATAGGTACGATTGATTTTGCTTTCTTTTCAGT
This sequence is a window from Candidatus Gracilibacteria bacterium. Protein-coding genes within it:
- the rplQ gene encoding 50S ribosomal protein L17; this encodes MRHKVRKHLKFNRKDFQHRRSMQRNLVTSFFLHKGITTTEKKAKSIVPMIDKLINAVNTKDEMNAIRYVMEYLFTEDASKELFTQVAPKYKNQRTSGFTRITPIKLRDGDNAKLVALELV